TTGCTTCGTTTCAATTTAAAAATCCACATAGCTATACGAAGTTTCGTCAAATCAAAAGTCTGCAAAAAAAGACAAAATCAAGTGTTTTTATTGAAACAGGCACTTATCTAGGTGTGACAACTAAGAGATGCGCTCCTATTTTTAATAAACTCTATACTATTGAACTTGATGAAAAACTTGCAGAACAAGCAAAAAAATATTTATCTAATAATAAAAACGTTGAAGTTATTCAAGGAGATGCTTCAAAAATATTGTCTGATTTATTAGAAATTGAAGAAATTACCAATGCTCTTGTCTTTCTAGATGGTCATTTTTCTGGTGGTTTAACTGCATGTGGTGAACAACCAGAACCAGCAGTTGAAGAACTAAAAATACTTGCAAAGCACAAAAGTAAGATTAATTGCATTATTATTGATGATTTTCGCTCATTTGGTGGCGACTTAGGTTTTCCCAAAAAGTTTGAGCTATTGAAAGCGGCTGAAGAATACTTTGATAATTATGAAATTACGGTTCATTTAGATCAATTAATTATTGCCAGAATGTATGCAGATGTATAAAAACCATAAATTTTTAGTTGATCCCCAATTACCCAAAGCCGGCTTAGGCAATATGCTTTTAGTTTGGGCCAGAGCCGTTCTATTTGCCCATATTAATAGCCTTCCTATTGTTGCACCTGCTTGGGGTAAGTTTACCATTGGGCCTTATCTAAGAGGTGAACGTGATAAAAGGTACTACGGAAATCTGTTCTCTACTAAAAATTATTTTTCTAGATTTCAATATTTTATTTACCTTTTAAATGAAAAAAAATTGAATAGTTATAATCCTCCATTATCAAAATTAGATTTATATAATTTTGATAAGGAGAGAGTAAATTACCATATATTTATTTTTAATCAATCTCCTCATTGGAGTGACTATTTTGTAGATTTAAAAGAACATCAATTCATTATCAAGCAAAAACTTTTGGCAACTATTCGTCCGTATGTAGTACAAGAAATTTTAAGCCGTCCAATACCCGAAATTGGGATTCATGTAAGGATGGGTGATTTTAGGATACTTAAACCAGAAGATGACTTCACTAAATTAGGTGGTGTTCGCACTCCTTTTAGCTGGTTCATTAAGCTAATTAATACCATTCGCGAAATTGCTGGCTATGATATACCAGTAACCGTGTTCTCAGATGGTTATGATGATGAACTAAGAGAATTACTACAACTTCGTAATGTTTATCGTGCAGATGCTGCCTCTGCATTATCTGATATGCTTACCTTGTCTAGAAGCAAGCTTTTGATTACCTCTAGTGGTAGTACATTTAGTGGGTGGGCTTCATATTTAGGACAGTGTACTACCATATGGCATCCCGCACATTTCCATGCAGGTGTTTTCTCTCATTCTGTGAGAGAAACTGTGTTTGAAGGCGGCTTTGATCCAGAGTCTATGAAAGTTCCTGATTTACTCGTTCATAACATTAAAACATTATTTATAAATTATTAATGCTTATTATATTTAGCAATGAGTATTACTTCTTTTTAAAAGATATATAAATGGTAAAAAAAACTATTGGAATAATGATTTACGCCAATCCTGATCACTATCCTCCGACAATCAACGCTGTTCATTTGTTATCAGAATATTTTGATGTAGTTTTGATTGGTCGCAATCAAGATCCTCCTTTTTGGCAATATCCGGCTAATGTTCGCGTACATCGTTTAGGCGAGTATACATCAGTAAAGGAACGAGAACAACAATCCGCTGTAATCAAAATCTGGGAATATATCAGTTTTGTAGTAAAAGCCCGTCGTCTTCTTAAAGATGTATCTCTCATATATGCTTATGATGCTTTTGGTTATACAAGTGCCTATCTTTCTCAGTTATTGAAACCTTTGTCAATTCCCTTGGTTTACCATAATCATGACCTTTACAGTAAGTTATTATCTTTAACTACTTTGTCAGGATTGGTTCAAATAGGTGAACGTCAGTGGGTACACCAAGCTAATTTAGTTGTCTTTCCGTCTCAAGAGCGAAGTTTAGTATTCAAACAACTTACGAATTTTAATGGACAACTAATAATATT
Above is a window of Nostoc sp. UHCC 0702 DNA encoding:
- a CDS encoding alpha-1,2-fucosyltransferase yields the protein MYKNHKFLVDPQLPKAGLGNMLLVWARAVLFAHINSLPIVAPAWGKFTIGPYLRGERDKRYYGNLFSTKNYFSRFQYFIYLLNEKKLNSYNPPLSKLDLYNFDKERVNYHIFIFNQSPHWSDYFVDLKEHQFIIKQKLLATIRPYVVQEILSRPIPEIGIHVRMGDFRILKPEDDFTKLGGVRTPFSWFIKLINTIREIAGYDIPVTVFSDGYDDELRELLQLRNVYRADAASALSDMLTLSRSKLLITSSGSTFSGWASYLGQCTTIWHPAHFHAGVFSHSVRETVFEGGFDPESMKVPDLLVHNIKTLFINY